AGTATGACTCTTTTATCTGGCTGGGTGAGCACGTTCTTGCAAAGAATTATAATTACTTGAGAAGTcgccaaatatatttattatctcacagaaAATTTAAAGCATGCTTTTCAACCTCTTCTCTCACCTCTCTGCTCTAGATTTGAATAACCAAGCTTGGTCTGAGCCAGAAGTCATTAGCCCATGGAATGCCTGGAGaattttgaactttttgttttatttctactaCTAGGAAGTAACAGGGAGATGGAAAATATCTGTGTGTACCCCCACaaacataaacatacacacaaactttaaaaaggtatttttcctAGGATATAAAGATCCAAAGACCAAAGAAGCCAAGATTCTGACAAATTGAAACCAAAAAGTGTCAGTATAAAGAGCGCTAAAAAGGATTTATATCATCCATATTATCAATGCTCTGACAGTAATACGAAATTATTTACTGGAGTGGGTAAAGATGGagagttttgttgttttgcttgaGTCTGTTTTGTGTATTCGAGAAGGGAGACTGATCAAGCTTTTATCGAGCTGCTtactcttttgttttcctctctcctgtgctcTGTGTTCTGCTGATGAAATGCCTCTTCTGTCATATTTAGGTACATCTTTGGTCGCTCTTGTTGTTCCTATTTCCATTGGAATGTTTGTTAATCACAAATGGCCCCAAAAAGCCAAGATCATACTTAAGGTAAGTGTCCTTTGCCATAGGTTGCAAAGTCAAATGCTCCACAGTGTGAGTTCCAATAATAGGTCTATTCCAGCTACTAAACTGGTTTTCTCATTATATTATAAACCTCCATCTAGGGGGACTTGACATTGTTAGATATGCTGTCCACTCTTCTAGAACACACGCCCCAGTCTCATCTACAGGGCAGAATTCTATGCCCACTTAGAGATACCCAACTCAAACACCGCCTCCTGCTTTTACCCTACCCTGTACTCCCACAGCACTTGGCTCTGATCTCTGTTCTGTGGGTCTGTATTATAAAATAGACCTAGAGAGCTGTTTTTGAAAATagatcatatgtttcttatctCTGAATCCATATGGCCAGTTCAGCACCTGGCATCTGGTAGATATTAGTACCCATTAGTAATTGGTAATCATTCATTCCCCTTTGCCAACTGTATTCTAGTGAGGTGAGATGGATATGGATAAAAGTGGGATAGAAAGACACAGAGAATATAAATCCAGACATTAATACAgataaagatatagatagatatagatgtagacaTACATACATCCCACTGATCAGGACACAAAATAAGCTAGCTGGTGTTCTTTGTTCCtctggagcccccccccccaaaaaagttataatctccattttttttaatgtgaaaaggagaaaacagtaacaacagtGGTTTTGTTTGCATacgctattttttttaagattttatttatttatttgagagagagagaatgagagagagcacatgagaggggggagggtcagagggagaagcagactccctgcagagcagggagcccgatgcggtactcgatccagggactccaggatcatgacctgagccgaaggcagtcgcttaaccaactgagccacccaggcgccctgtatatgcttttttaacttttgtagagttttatatcctttttctcACTATCATCATCATGAAAGGTGTCTAGGGCACAATTTTATCCTCAGTTATAGATGAAGAAAGCAGAACTAAGAGAAGTTGTGTGACTCACCgaaggaaggagagcaggaagaATTGGATCTGGAGGCCAGGTCTTCCAGTTCATGCTGATTGAGTTTTTTCCTCTCCAACAAGGATAATTTGCAAGCTAGAACATCTTCTTCAGGCTAATGGAGCGTGGACATTAGAGGTCctgctattttcttaaaaatgagaacCTAGGACAAGCACCAGAGTTTCTGGTGGGCTGACCACAGTCATCGGGAGAGGAATACACAGCACGGTGATTTCACTATCACAACTGTTGGGTCTGCTTGTGTCTTCCTTCCAGATCGGATCCATCATGGGCATAATCCTTATCGTGCTCGTAGCTGTCGTTGGAGGAATCCTATACCAGAGTGCCTGGATCATCGCTCCCAAACTGTGGATCATAGGAACACTATTTCCTTTAGCCGGATACTCTCTAGGGTTTTTACTGGCCAGAATATCTGGTCAGCCCTGGCACAGGTATGGTGCTTTGATAAATCAGACTGGGAATTTTCTTCCATAATAGCTGTAGTATGCACTTGTGAGGGCTGCTGTAGGGAAGTACCCCAAACAGGGCGGTTTAAGCAACAGAAATctattgtcttacagttctggaaatTAGAAGTACAAAAATCAGCATGCCAGCAGTATGGTTCCTTCTGAGGGATGTGAGGGGAAATCTGTCCCAGACCTGTCTCCTTGGTTTGAAAATGGCTGTTTTcacattgtcttttttccatgagtgtctctgtgtccaaatttccccttatgataaggacaccagtcatattggattagggcctactcTAATCACTTTACCTTAACTAAGTATATTTAcgatgaccctatttccaaataaggtcacattctgaggtcctgggcaTTAGGACTTTAGCATGTGCATTTGGGAGgacaaaattcaacccataacaactGTGAATACTGATAACAAATTCAAAATCTTTCACCTATAATAACACTCACCCCATTTCTGAATATGTCATTATATAGACTCATTCATTCCTAAATTATATAAGCCCCCCAGAAAGAAAATACTGACCACCTCTCTGTTGTTCAAATGCTTGGGGACCGTTCCCCACACAATGCAGATTGAGCCCTTCCAATGTCTCCCATTCTTATTCTCTAAGCAGAATAACTTCAGCAAGAGCACTTAGGCTGGCCTTGTCACACACAAGGGCTCCTCCAGCCAGCAGCAGGATGGACTCATCATTCCAAGGCACTGATAGTAGAACTGGGGTTAGCATGTGTGAGTCTGGTACCGAGTAGAAACTTTTGCTCTCCTACCAGCCCATGTGAATCCatgggcagaaagaaaagaaggtgtCAGCATTGGAGTGTGTATGAGGTTGGGAAAGAGATGAGCAGCACTGGGTAGTTGGGAGTTACATGTCATCAGGCCGACCTAGAACTACCACTTACTGATCTTGGGACCTCAGGACAGGCGCTCACTTTCCTCTGACTTTTCTCACCTGTAGAATGGGGGCAATAACACCAACATGGCAGATTTTTTATCAAGATTTAGTCAGAAAAACaaatccaacttaaaaataaaggaactctAACAAATACTCTATCTTGAGTGTTTTCTcagcccctgctctgtgctctgcactGTTACCAAGGGCATAATTGAAAAGAGTGAAATAAGCCCACTTTGAATTTATGGAACACTAACATAAATGATCCTGCTCTTTTCAtatctgcattttttatttataaatatctgctttaaatgtatatgcattatttaatatgtaatttcatttatattgaatatattaCTTATTAATACAGATTATgacataatataaatattgtctttatatataaggatatatacatacatatacacacatatatacatatatatacacatatataaagatatacatgaacatataatatatatagacaCACCCATATAGATCTATTCTACTGCTCAGGGGCCAAATAAGCTAGTCAGTGTTCTTTGTTTCTCTGGACAAAAACAAATGTTAtaatctctaaattttttttaaagattttatttatttatttgagagagagagaatgtgagacagagagcacgagagggaagagggtcagagggagaagcagaccccccactgagcagggagcccgatgcggtactcgatccagggactccaggatcatgacctgagccgaaggcagtcgcttaaccaactgagccacccaggctccctaaattttttttaatgagaaaacagtaacaacagtGGTTTTGTTTGCATATGCTTTTTAACTTTTGTAGAGTTTTATATCCCTTTTCTCATTATCATAACGATCATTAAAGGTGACTAgggagggcgcctaggtggcttagtcggttaagcatcccactctcgatttcggttcaagtcatgatctcagggacctgggatcgagcccacatcgggctccctgctctacggggagtctgcttgtctccgtctccctctgcccctctcccaccagctctcgcgctgtctctctaATGGaaggataaatctttaaaaagaagaaaaggtaacTAGGGCAAGAttttatctatgtatatatagagaACACTTATGtagtatataataatacatactaAAGTTATATATCTATGTAGTTTAAGTAAAAGTACATGTTgaataaatgtatacattaaaagcagatataaatatatacacatatatgtgctTGCTCTCATTATATCtgcttttttttgagagagagagctcatgtgcacatgcatgaagtgagaagagggggaggagcagagggagagggagagagagaatcttcagcaggctccacaaccagcACGGAGCcctatggggctcgatctcatgaccttgagatcatgacctgagccaaaatcaagagtcggacgcttaaccaactgagccacccaggcgctcccacaTTATATCTGCTTCCAATGTTATAcaataacaaagcaaaaaatactgacaataaaAGCATAAATCCTCTTAACATGTCTCGTAGATGCCGGACAGTTGCTTTGGAAACGGGGATGCAGAACAGTCAGCTGTGCTCCACCATCGTGCAGCTCTCCTTCACCCAGGAGGAGCTCAACCTCGTGTTTACCTTCCCGCTCATCTACAGCATCTTTCAGCTTGCCTTTGCAGCAATATTCTTAGGAAGTAAGGAATAATGCTAATCACATGTCACTGATAATGTTCCTCTTTGAGAAATCCTCGAGTTGCTAAGATGGCATTTTTTGTGGTGGTGAATTATATAAGTTAAATTAAATTCCCTTTTTCTGGCAGTAAAATAAATGGGTGGATAAAGCCACCTATAATGTTATCATGACTTCCCAACTGCTGATGAGAAGATTGCAATTTTATCAGAAGGTTCTagtaaagattatttatttttatatattttatatatttacatatatttacatatattttatatttatgtattttatatatttgttatttttaaataaaaagtaatagaaGTCTATTCTCCCCAccaactttctttttctcagtaatTAGGACGGCATATTAACCTGTTAGGACcattttattgtgtgtttttCTACATGCTTCCAGGAACCTCAAACTGGTCATTTTTTCCAGATCATCATCTTGTTATGCTTTGTAAATATAGGATATTTATCCAGAACAGTGGTATACAAGGGATATTTATCAGGCTAAGTTATACTGGAAGACAGacatatgtgcatgtgcatgtgtgcatatactAAGTAACATCCATGTAATTGAAACAGTTAAAGCAAACACGTTCCTTATTTCAAGTCCTAGGGATAGCtaacctgatttttaattttcctctacTGTAGCATCAGCTCTGATCCTCAGCCCCTGCCACCTGCTGGCCTTCACCTAGTTAAAGCTTTCCTTACATTTTGTTCTCCAAGGACTGATATGtttaaactctatttttaaactctattttttttctaaataaagactGATGTCTTAAGCTCGTTGATTTTTAAGGGAGGTTATATAGTGAAGGTGAAAGACACAAATAATGGGAATGGTAAGTTATAAAATGCCTGGAGGTCCAGTGTTATTTGggtttggttttccttttgtACTTTGCTCCAATAGGTATTGCACTTGCCTGTGGGCACTGATCCTTCTCTGCATTACTGTCTAGAACGCTATTGTCAAAACAAAGTTTTCCTTCTTGTATAAGACTCTCTGGATCCGTTCAAAACTTTCCACTGATTTATCACTCACACAGGAGACAGAGGCCCATGGCCTAATTACCTTGTTGTCGTGTATGACAGACATACACCCAATTTGGTACACCTTGAGAGTTTTCCAAATAATTAGCTAGTGATGTCTACTAGAAAGCCAGAGAAAACAGACGGGTTGATAGAATGATTAAGTGAATTTACTAGCTGAATAACTAACTCAAAAGGGACTCACAGATAAGCTGACGGAGTGATGGGAAGGCAGGTACTGGTATTGGTCTTATGCTTTCCCACATTTTTATCAGCAAGAATACAGATGAGGAAGTCATCTTTATTAATTACATGCAATGCCTGGAAACATTTTGGTAAAGGGATTAGAAGtctaaatatttttggaacaaGGAAAGGAGgactgggaagggacagagggaggaagagaggaaggacagaaggaaggaagggaggtagggagggaggaagggaaggagggaaagaaaagaaagaaggaaagaagagaacaaaaaatttgattaaataaaataggtgGTGTGTGTTGAAGAAATCCCAGCTGAAAACagtttataataaaactgttggGCTATTTTAATTAACCACAAGCTCCAGTCAATAGATTCAATAGCTCAGTGGCTTCAAAATTAATATGTTGCTAAAGGGACCAACAAAGAGACATGGATCATGACATATCAAGATCTTTGGAGCCGGCCACTGTCTCTCAGCTGCATATCATGAGAGTTAACATTTCCTGAGCAGTAACTATTTTCCCAGGGCCATACTAGGCACCTTactattttacttcatttaatgTTCACAATTCCCCTCTGAGATAGACAATATGACTATACCTATTTTAAGTGTGAAGTTCCAATAAATaatactttctctccctctattgACTTTGGAACCAAttgagaagtagaagaaaaatcaGATATGTAGATAACAAAATAGCACTCTTATTACAGATAAAACTTACATAGAAAGTATGGCTCAAAATTACGACCCCATGGGCTGATTCATCCCTCTCCACTGccccacacatgtgcacataaCACGCATATACGTACATACACTGCTCATCTCCCCTTGCCAGAAAGTCTGCCCAGGTGGGCTGAGCTCACAAAGATGCTGAGAAATGGCTGCCCCCAGAGACTAGCAGCCTCTCAGAAGAGAGGAAGGCTGATCACACATCAGCCAGGGCTCCTGCTTTGTGAGAAGGAATGAAGTCAGGGAGAGACAAAGTGTTATTCCAGCCCAAGTCCTCCCCAACAGAGAGCACTAGACCAAGGTCCTTGACACTATGCCTTAGCATGTATCATATTTACTGAGGACTTCAATGACTGGGACACAGTGGGTACAGATTAGGGGCCCGCTACTACTCTTGGTGGGCACCCCCTGCGGGGCTGATGCCTCCTGCAGTCATGTGAGCAAGCACCCTTGCTGTTGTGTGCCCGGTCTTCCTGAAGCACAGCCATCCCTCTCACCGTGGCTGGCTGTGAACTAAAGAACGCCTTCTGCTTTCTCCAAGCAACCTGCAGCCTACAGAAAGTGTAAGCCGATTTTGAGCCGTAGATTGTAATCACTGTCCAAAGCAAGCTTGCAGCTAATTGTTATGAAAGTCCACTCACCTCCTGTGTATTGCTTTCTAGTGTATGTGGCATACAAGAAATGTTATGGAAAAAACAACGTGGAATTGCCAGAGAGCAAAGACAATGAAACGGTCTCCGAGTCATCGCTCCATAAGGTGAATGAAGGATTTCAACCAGATGAAAGGTAGACACCGAGTGGACAAAAGAGAAGAATTCTAAAGTACATGCTTCTGTGATAAcaagatttgtttgttttgatgggATATTGGGCAGGAAAAAGttaaagtgaaaatttaaattccagttgaaTCCATACATTAGTTTTGGTACCAAGTGACTGGTGGTCCAAATCCTTAAtgtgacaaatatttatatatatatatactgtctTTGTTATCCTGAACCGGATTCTTACCCAGAACCACATAACCCAGAGACGAGCACCTGACTTTTTATATCTTAATATAGATgcaatgaattattattattattattattattattataaactgATCAAGATTTTCTTCAGTATTTATGATTGTAAAAAGATTGAAATGAACATCTTCCACTGACATATTAATTATTACTTTG
Above is a window of Neomonachus schauinslandi chromosome 3, ASM220157v2, whole genome shotgun sequence DNA encoding:
- the SLC10A2 gene encoding ileal sodium/bile acid cotransporter, coding for MNNSTGCSANATVCDGASCVVTKKNFNEILSVVLSTVLTILLAMVMFSMGCNVEIKKFLGHIKRPWGICVGFLCQFGIMPLTGFILSVVFDILPIQGVVVLIMGCCPGGTASNILAYWVDGDMDLSISMTTCSTLLALGMMPLCLFIYTKMWVDSGTIIIPFDNIGTSLVALVVPISIGMFVNHKWPQKAKIILKIGSIMGIILIVLVAVVGGILYQSAWIIAPKLWIIGTLFPLAGYSLGFLLARISGQPWHRCRTVALETGMQNSQLCSTIVQLSFTQEELNLVFTFPLIYSIFQLAFAAIFLGMYVAYKKCYGKNNVELPESKDNETVSESSLHKVNEGFQPDER